The Ooceraea biroi isolate clonal line C1 chromosome 3, Obir_v5.4, whole genome shotgun sequence genome contains the following window.
ATTCCTTCGAAAGCAACTCGAGTTGGACGTAATGTCGACTCTTTCCAGATATCATGGTGCGTACAACGAACGTACAACGGATGATACGAAGGATAGCTCCTACTCATCAAATTCATTCAGCTAGCTAAACcgtgttctttttttcacaGATTTGGTACTCAGTTTGTTAAGTGCCTCTGATGAAACCACAAAAATGGAGGCCTCCAAGGCCCTGACGGAGGGATTGGCGGATATAAAGAATATCGCCAACGATTTCAAGCAACACGTGAAAATGGACAAGTCCTGAGAGAAACATACTGTACATAACGcaaataacgtaaaatattttatagatatgtCTTTTATGCAGATTTCTTGTAATTACCACTGTGTTTTAtaggatataaatatatatataccgacAACCTTCAAGCTCCTCTTATGTCTGAGAACCAATTTATTGATATTGCGATGCTTCCGTCATACCGCATCCGCTTCTCTTATCACAAAGTCTTTCTAACATTCATTTCTCTTTCGTGACACTTAAAATCTAGCATTTCTACAGTCAGTCCGATGATAAATGCCGATGCAATTAGATGTCTAAAAACGATCGACTTACCTATGTATGTACACAGTTTTGCTTATGTAACTTAGAAGACACTTGATCGCCATTcttgtatatacatgtgtgtaaaTATCACAAACGCAATGCACGTAACGTCGGGTTACAGAGTCGCTAAGATCCGAGTGAATCCAACACACACCGGCACCACAGTCTGTCCGATGCCCCAAAACATAGCGTACAGGGGTGGCATCTGGTAACCGGACGCTCTATACACAAAGGCGACTGCCGCTGAGCTGACAACTCCCGATGTCAGTGGTAACAGTACGCCCATTATTATAATGAGCAGCGGAAAGAATCTGTGGATACACAATGTCGTAAATTGACTGTACAGATCACGAGTGGCTGTCGAGACATTACTCACATACTTGCCATATTTGTGTTGTCGCAACGTGGCGAAACAGATTGCGCCGGCGATAGTGTGCACGAATACGGAGGAAAGTAGGGCCCACAGAAATATCTGGTACcacatttctgaaaaatataaaggcGTTAAAGGAGCACGATTTTAATCAAGCTAGGAAATTAACTGAatccgttattaattaattaactccaATTGATCGGAGGAAATAATATCTGAAATTGGATTCCATTGGAACGATGGAAATGTATTTTCAGTCGTACGTTCACAATGTAATAAGTACTCTTATAATTGCGTACCTGCGAATGATGTTAAGggcatgtaaaatatgttgCCCGAGTTCATGTTTCGTAACGCCATTTGGGGTCGTAATAAACTGACATCTGTTTGCGCATCCATTTGGACatcaataagaaaataattttccaaatgATCGTCTTGAATTGCGAGATATGCGAATTCTTTACTAATTTTCCGCTCCCTCTAGCTCTACTAGTTTGACAATTTGTTGTCCGAGAGGTTACGTCCGAGCATCGTTAAGAGAATATCTCAGAATTATTGATTAACATTATTGTTGCAACACAGGGGAAACAGTGGTAATAATGATTATGCAGATGGGTACCCATTTTCGGAAAGACAacgtatttaaagaaatttaaatattggtCAACAATACAGACGCGTCAAATTTGACATTGTTCGTCGTTCGCAGTTGTTAAGTTGGCAATGActctttataattaaaactacGTGAGATTGGCACTCACGTCCAAAAAGTACAAGTAGAACAATGTAGGGATATAACTCACAGTTTAAGCATACAAATGCTTGAACGTCCGAGATCTCGGCCCGTGAAATGTGTAGCCAATCAATTTGCAGCTTTTCCGTAAAAGTCTCGGATCGAAATCTCGGatcgatttctagcatcgtctAAGCACTTTTATCagtttattcttcttttcatgATTCcgagcaatattttttatttctcaaacatttttttagaTATAAGTATAATCGAAAGAACATACATTACATTTAAATCTGGGGTGCAAGgattcttcgcgatggtgctgccatcgcacgatatttgcacaataaaatgctttgtacgaaaatttggcaatttgtacgcacaaaattgcagcggccaccactcgggataaaataaaggaatataatgaagcttttagaagtgactttagaagcgtaataaaagagaaaagtatatgtGAAAATCTTGTACCTATACATACATTGTACCTTGTACTTATCATACATACATGAGTTTCacatatacttttctcttttattacgcttctaaagccacttctaaaagcttcattatattcctttattttatcccgagtggtggccgctgcaattttgtgcgtactaattgccaaatttttgtaaaaagcattttattgtgcaaatattgtgcgacgatggcagcaccatcgcgaagaagctATCTAAAATGCATCTTTGTAGCGTGCTACGCTACCGCTCCGCGTTACGCGAAATGCTCCGCGCCCCGCGGCGCTACGCCACTGCCGCCGACGTGACGTCACACCCCCACCACGACCACCGAGTGGGGGTATATAAGCGGCGCCGAGCATCCAGTCAGCGCCGGCAATTCGTCCCCACGGGCCGCGACTCGCCGAAGCGGTGGGGGTGACGCAGAGAACCACTGAGCGGTTCGGCCGCCTTCGGTTAGTGCTTGGGTTGCGTTCCGATACCATTGGTCAACACTGATTTTGTCACGAAAGGAATGACAGGTCATTTCGATAGGATTTTTCCCGCAGATTACGGGATAAGAAGCCACGCAGCGTGTACCAGAGGCTGCCCACTATGCGCCAGAAGTTGGAGATGGCGAAGAAGAGCGGTGACTACAAGACCGCGTATATCCTCTTGAAGAGATGGCTGGACACGGTCAAGTGGCTGAAGAAAACTCAGGATTACAAGGACCGCAAGTCCATCTGTTCCACCAACATGACCGTCGATCAGGTAAGCAGCAGTGTATGGCAGTGTATGCCAGAGTGACCAGCCAGATAACTGCGTGCCACTGCGCGTGCGTAAATACATGAATGTTTGTAttctattaggttgttcattaagttctgcggtttttttgccctaaattaaaacataaatctattgtacttacacatttattcaatctagaatgtattgtccatcttgatcgaccaccttctgccaacgttctggaagggacataatgccgcgtttgtagaagtcgcgcgacttctgcgcgaaaaagtccttcaagtacgtttgaatagcgtccactgaattaaagcgctgcccgtcgagattgttttggagtgaccggaacagatggtaattcgacggcgcaaggtctggggagtacgatgggtgctgcatgacttcccagccaaagcacttcaacttcttcttggtcaccaaagcagtgtgtggtttggcgttgtcgtggtggaagacaacgcccttcctgttcgccaattccggccgcttctccgccactgcctgcttcaatttttctaactgagcgcaatgcttctcggcgtcgatggtccgaccgcgcggaagcagctcgaagtacaggacgcctcgccaatcccaccacacactcagcatcactttcttcggatgcaaatccgctttggcaaccgattgtgacgactcacccggaccgcaccatgaccgcttacgtcgaatgttgttatataccacccatttttcatctcccgtgaccacccgtttgagaaaggcctccagcgagttccatttcagcagggattcacagatcatgacgcggtccaaaatgttcttttcggtgagctcgtgagggacccaaacatctgcttttttcgacatcccaagccgttttaatcgctgcgcaaccgttgtatgggcgatgtcgaagcgctccgcgatctcccgcgtcgtcaggtgtcggtctgctttgattgcggccacgatttggtcgtcgtcagtggtggatggacgatcggagcgagcagcatcggagacgttcacatctccggaacgaaagcgcgcaaaccaacgctgacaagtgtcagcgcttatggccgagtccccgtacacgccacatatctcacgttgtgcgtccgtcacttttactcctttgcggaagaaaaatagcaaaatgtgccaaaaatgcaccttttgatcctccattttcaatgaatagcgcgtacacacaacacgtcaaaacacaacaaagactctggcgaaatgtcaagcgttgtctaacctgtcacggagtatgcggcaatccgcggttcaggcgatgcatgctatctttttcaatggacaaacgctatctatcaagaaaaccgcagaacttaatgaacaacctaatagatAAATGAAGTGAAAAACATACTTGCAGACTCGAGGCAAAAGTTAGAGATACGCTATGAGCATAGTTCCAGGAAGCACAACGACGCGGTGGAGAAAATGGAGGTGGACGGGTATTTGATCGTCGACGTCAGGCAGAAGGCTCATTATGACGGTTCCAAAATTACGTTCGACAAGTGCATCAACATTCCACAATCGGAAATTAAACCGGGGTAAATACAACATCTCGCATGTTTTTTCGCTTATaactttctaattttataaaatatcctttttttcaattCATCGACGCGCTTGGAACGTTCATCATGGTGTGTTTGCTTTCAGAAAGCTGGGCTACAAGTTCGCGGACTGCTTTCACAAGGACAAGCAGTCATTCGATTTATTTAAGCATCGGTCGGCGCAGCACGTGGACGTAATAATTCTGGTGGACTGGAACACTACGCAGGAAACTTTGACGACCAGCACTTATCTGAACATACTGAAGGACATTTTCGAGAAATGTGATCCCGGCACAAAGCATAAGATCAAGATTCTCAACGGAGGCTACCAAGAGTGGTTGATGACGTATCCGACGTTTACAACGAATTCCAATGTGGCTGTGCCCGAGTTCAACGATGTCGCGAACGCGCAACACTTTGAGAACCCAGACGCCACCCTGACGCGGAAAATTGTTGTTATTTAtatgcgaaattaatttagtttactatattgcaaattgtttttattttttgcttattggcttttattatatttgtgtgtATTGTATCTGTGCTTACTGACTTTGTTACACTTGCGTACacttttatcttatttctgttattacttgttaataataatatgtattgtaattttgttccgccggggctctcggacccgcgcgggcctccttcccttcctcccgccgggGCTCTCGGACCCGCGGGTCTCCTACCCTTCCATCCTCGGGCGCGGTTTTAGTGTCACCGACTCGGCAGCATGACCCACCCGTGGGGCATTCTGCCCGGTCTCGACAGGGATGCACGGCATTTTGGACGAGCGCAGTCCGGGTAGGCGGGGGTGGTGGCCGAATCTCCTGGGGGCAGGGGACGTAGGTCGTACAAAATCACTCTTTTTAGCCGGGAGCGTGGAACTGGCGGAGAGTCCTGACGTAATGCGCCTTTTAGTTCCAGGACTCTTTGTGAGCGGTTTGGTTGGtgggataaataaaaaaaacttacttttaatactaatttttcatactaatgaaaaatttgtttcatttattgaacattttaatcacttttatatttcataaactttctaatattgttataatatttataattatatattatataataagcttTCTCGAGTCGCTGTTGAGTTGTATTCGAAAGTCCATCTTGTCGTTGAACAAtactatttattgaaaattggtGAAAATAGAGTTGCGAACGTTTTGCCGTCGAGTCGTACTACTACCTCGATTTTAACATGAGGCCGTGGTGATATCTAGCAGTGTTTCCATGGTATACCATGAAGGTGCCGTTTCATGTAGCGAAATAATCGCCGCGAATGAAGGTCACATGATCATTCGCTGTTCGCTAGCGAGTAATCGCTGTTCGCTGAAAAGTTTCAGCTTGTAGCGAATATTCGCAAGGAGCGAATATGTCTGCTCCAACTAAGAATGttaacttttcaaattgaGTTACAGACATgcgtatgtaattattaaatctcaaatCTTCTAAAACGAGTTTAGGTAGCACAGCATGAAAGAATCCATGCACTTtcctttcttgaaaaatgggtgctatccaatatttctttttacaatatcttttttttccactttttctcaaatgtaaaagtgtagctgcaactgcagcagcttttcttttctgtacaatataataataatttgcttattgtacatattgtacatatgcAATAACCACTACAGTTGGTGGTTATACCAAGTCCAGTTTATAACCGACTCGTCGTCCATTacaaagatttcaagattttcctacaaagtaataatttaatctatatttgtcaaatataatatttaaaagtatttcaaaacaactatgtataatattttcttactattGTTGACATGCAACCATACAGATGTGACGCTCACAAACTATTCATGGCGAATTATTCGCTACTCGCTAAAATCATTCGCAGCGAAAAATTCGCTGCATGAAAAGGCACCTTCAAGGGGATCCTGAAGTTgctagtgaaacagtgttgccatggcaagttgtacgcacaaaattgctaTCATCCACACtcgagataaaataaaggaatataatgaagcttttcgaagtgactttagaagcgtattAAAGAAGAACGGTTTATTCTACTGTCTAAAAACCTCTGGAAAACACCGTTCCTTGTTATTACgtttctaaagtcacttcgaaaaacttcattatattcctttattttatcccgagggTGGACgggtgcaattttgtgcgtacaacttgccaaatttttataaaaagcaaatatttgtgcaaatggcagcaccatcgcgaagaaattcccTGGTCACTCCAGCTTGCCCTTAAACTTTATGTTCCTACTCAAAGACGGGAGGGTATCAATTGTCCATAGTGCAATTGCGCACATAGCGCACTAGGCTAATAAAATCAGTCAaattaacctaacctaaccaaacAAAGCACTTTGATTGGCCTAGTGCGCCATGTGCTTGAGATGCTCCCCCCCACTACGCACATACACAATTTACGTATCGTGTCGGTGTGTGCACACGGACACGCCACATAGCTTGTGCGCGTCACGTGATCATCCCCACTCTATCCCCACCACGCTACCAAACGAAGTTTCGAATCCCTTACGCTGTCGTCTGTTCATTTGGATTTCTGGACTTGAGTGATAAAGATTATAAACCAGTACATTCGGTTATTCGAATTTTACGTGCAAATATCGTGATATATCTACTCATATTGCTTTTCTTAGCTTTTTTCGCAATGGCTACGATATCAAATCTTCCCGAGGAAATGATAAAGTTTATTCTGTGCAATAACAGTATTAATATAcaagatatttttaacttttgcaCCACGTGCAAGAATTTTAATACGATACTCGAAGACAATGTATTTTGGAAAAGGAAATTTTATCTAAGGTatgttctatttttttaaataagtttttaataagatttattttaaaattttactcaACATATTTAAGACACGAGTTTAAcggtaaataaatatgttgttCTTATACTGACAATTTCAAATTCCTCAAAATTCGTTACTGTGAT
Protein-coding sequences here:
- the LOC105281350 gene encoding transmembrane protein 170A; the encoded protein is MDAQTDVSLLRPQMALRNMNSGNIFYMPLTSFAEMWYQIFLWALLSSVFVHTIAGAICFATLRQHKYGKFFPLLIIIMGVLLPLTSGVVSSAAVAFVYRASGYQMPPLYAMFWGIGQTVVPVCVGFTRILATL
- the LOC105281351 gene encoding uncharacterized protein LOC105281351 → MRQKLEMAKKSGDYKTAYILLKRWLDTVKWLKKTQDYKDRKSICSTNMTVDQINEVKNILADSRQKLEIRYEHSSRKHNDAVEKMEVDGYLIVDVRQKAHYDGSKITFDKCINIPQSEIKPGKLGYKFADCFHKDKQSFDLFKHRSAQHVDVIILVDWNTTQETLTTSTYLNILKDIFEKCDPGTKHKIKILNGGYQEWLMTYPTFTTNSNVAVPEFNDVANAQHFENPDATLTRKIVVIYMRN